Proteins found in one Lysinibacillus fusiformis genomic segment:
- the rnhC gene encoding ribonuclease HIII, translating into MANIVLSISTNIQKEVMTYYATHFIERKAPGVIFAAKLPDTAITMYKSGKLMFQGGGAEREAARWGTIEKTATPSASAIGAKGDVLPNNFATMSVLGSDETGTGDFFGPITVAAVYVPTSKIELINELGVKDSKMLTDDYMRKIAPDLRAACVHSVLVLRNEKYNSLQAKGYSQGKMKAMMHNKALQNTLSKMAPEKPEFILIDQFAERGVYYNYLKNERELVQENVYFSTKAEQLHVAVATASILARAAFLKEMDRLSDIAGLTLMKGASNKVDMQAARIWRNQGEEFLRSITKWHFANTDKARKMK; encoded by the coding sequence ATGGCAAATATTGTGCTTTCCATTTCAACAAATATTCAAAAAGAGGTGATGACTTACTATGCAACACATTTTATAGAGCGAAAGGCACCTGGTGTCATTTTTGCTGCAAAACTACCAGATACAGCCATAACTATGTATAAATCAGGAAAATTAATGTTCCAAGGGGGCGGTGCTGAACGCGAGGCGGCGCGTTGGGGAACTATTGAAAAAACAGCTACCCCGTCCGCCTCAGCTATCGGGGCAAAAGGTGATGTACTGCCTAACAATTTCGCAACCATGTCTGTCCTAGGCTCAGATGAAACAGGTACAGGTGATTTTTTTGGTCCTATCACAGTAGCAGCAGTATATGTGCCTACCTCCAAAATCGAACTCATCAATGAGCTTGGCGTAAAAGACTCAAAAATGCTAACAGATGATTATATGCGGAAGATTGCACCTGATTTACGTGCAGCCTGTGTCCATAGTGTCCTCGTCTTACGCAATGAGAAATATAACAGCTTACAAGCGAAAGGCTATTCCCAAGGTAAGATGAAAGCTATGATGCATAACAAGGCCCTACAAAACACGCTATCAAAAATGGCACCTGAAAAACCTGAATTTATTTTAATTGACCAGTTTGCCGAACGTGGTGTCTATTATAATTACTTAAAAAATGAACGTGAGCTTGTACAAGAAAACGTCTACTTTTCTACCAAAGCAGAACAACTACATGTAGCTGTGGCTACAGCATCTATTTTAGCTCGTGCTGCCTTTTTAAAGGAAATGGACCGTTTGAGTGACATCGCAGGGCTTACATTAATGAAGGGCGCTTCTAACAAGGTAGACATGCAAGCAGCTCGAATCTGGCGTAATCAAGGCGAAGAATTTCTACGCTCCATAACAAAATGGCATTTCGCCAACACCGATAAAGCACGGAAGATGAAATAA
- the polX gene encoding DNA polymerase/3'-5' exonuclease PolX, with amino-acid sequence MNKKTIIRTLEKIALYMELQGENPFKVSAFRKAAAALEGDERSLSEMDDVTKLKGIGKGTAAVIEDLMATGESSLLKELEEIVPKGLLPLLKLPGLGGKKIAKLHQELGIDSAESLKAACEAGKVRELAGFAVKTEEKILKELANLANRSERLPIWQLEPVVLQIEALLGSMKEVERFSVAGSFRRALETSKDIDFIVVTEEVEQVREKLLKGLAIQEVVAAGDTKISVILELEEPVSVDFRLVKDNEYATALHHFTGSKDHNVRMRQLAKARGEKISEYGVEQEDGTVLTFQDEAAFFAHFDLPWIPPSLRTGTVEFDKTNTIQNLVRLEDIKADLHMHTTWSDGAYSVAEMGEALLARGYQYSVITDHSQFLKVANGLTPERLEKQHVEIEAFNAAHPEFHLFKGTEMDILPDGSLDFEDQVLKELDFVIASIHSSFTQSQDKIMARLLTAMQNPYVHMIAHPTGRIIEDRDGYNPDMKQLIAWAKEYGKILELNANPYRLDLCVEHLEMAFAAGVPVAINTDAHDIAHLRFMDIGVRYANRAWLPKDMIVNTWTREQFEAFIRRNK; translated from the coding sequence ATGAATAAAAAAACAATTATTCGCACGCTCGAAAAAATTGCTTTATATATGGAATTACAGGGAGAAAATCCATTCAAGGTATCGGCCTTTCGAAAAGCTGCAGCAGCACTTGAGGGGGACGAGCGTTCATTAAGCGAAATGGATGATGTAACAAAACTCAAAGGTATTGGCAAGGGTACTGCGGCTGTTATAGAGGACTTAATGGCAACAGGTGAATCGAGCTTGTTAAAGGAGTTAGAAGAAATTGTACCTAAAGGGTTACTGCCATTGTTAAAATTGCCTGGCTTGGGAGGAAAAAAAATTGCGAAACTTCACCAAGAGTTAGGCATTGACTCAGCAGAAAGCTTGAAGGCAGCATGTGAAGCAGGGAAAGTACGTGAATTAGCAGGATTTGCAGTAAAAACTGAGGAAAAAATTTTAAAGGAACTAGCCAATTTAGCAAATCGTTCAGAACGTCTACCAATTTGGCAGCTAGAGCCTGTGGTTTTACAAATTGAGGCGCTTCTAGGTAGTATGAAGGAAGTAGAACGTTTTTCAGTGGCTGGCAGCTTCCGTCGAGCGCTAGAAACAAGTAAAGATATTGATTTTATTGTCGTGACAGAAGAAGTTGAGCAAGTACGCGAAAAGTTGTTAAAGGGCTTGGCCATTCAAGAAGTAGTGGCAGCAGGAGATACTAAAATTTCAGTGATTTTAGAATTAGAAGAGCCAGTTAGCGTTGATTTCCGATTAGTGAAGGACAATGAATATGCAACTGCCCTGCATCATTTTACAGGTTCCAAAGATCATAATGTCCGTATGCGACAACTTGCCAAAGCACGTGGTGAAAAAATAAGTGAATATGGTGTGGAACAGGAAGATGGTACTGTTTTGACGTTCCAAGATGAGGCAGCATTTTTCGCTCACTTTGATCTACCTTGGATTCCACCAAGCTTACGGACAGGAACAGTGGAATTTGATAAAACAAACACGATTCAAAACTTAGTTCGACTAGAAGATATTAAGGCTGATTTGCATATGCATACGACATGGTCGGATGGTGCATACTCTGTTGCAGAAATGGGCGAGGCGTTACTAGCACGAGGCTACCAGTATAGTGTTATTACAGACCATTCACAATTCCTAAAAGTTGCAAATGGTTTAACGCCAGAGCGTTTAGAAAAGCAGCATGTAGAAATTGAAGCGTTTAATGCGGCACATCCAGAATTTCATTTGTTTAAAGGGACAGAGATGGATATTTTACCAGACGGCTCCCTTGATTTCGAAGATCAGGTGCTAAAAGAGCTAGATTTTGTTATTGCTTCAATTCATTCTAGCTTCACACAATCACAAGATAAAATTATGGCACGTTTACTAACAGCTATGCAAAATCCCTATGTCCATATGATTGCCCATCCAACTGGTCGAATTATTGAAGACCGTGATGGCTATAATCCAGATATGAAACAGTTAATTGCCTGGGCGAAGGAATATGGTAAAATTTTAGAGTTAAATGCAAATCCGTATCGTCTCGATTTATGTGTAGAACATTTAGAAATGGCTTTTGCTGCAGGTGTGCCAGTAGCTATCAACACAGATGCTCATGATATTGCACATTTACGTTTTATGGATATTGGGGTTCGCTATGCAAATAGAGCATGGTTACCGAAAGATATGATTGTGAATACATGGACGCGTGAACAGTTTGAAGCGTTCATACGACGAAATAAATAG
- the pheT gene encoding phenylalanine--tRNA ligase subunit beta encodes MLVSLEWLKDYINTQDLAPELLAEKITRSGIEVDAVIDRANAMDKVVVGYVVSKEKHPEADKLNICQVDVGEAEPQQIICGAPNVDAGQKVIVARPGAHLPGGIKIKKAKLRGHESNGMICSLQELGIEGKLVPKAYSEGIFVLPADAEVGSDALAILGLRDTVLELGLTPNRSDALSMLGVAYEVGAILSEEIKYPEISYQTASEKAQDYLKLHVEDLQANPMYVAKVVKNVKIGESPMWLQNRLMAAGVRPHNNVVDVTNYVLMEYGQPLHAFDYDSLATGEIVVRKATEGEKITTLDDQERTLKASDLVITNGKEPVAIAGVMGGANSEVTDSTTNVVIESAYFDGLTVRQTSRHLGLRSDASARFEKGVDPNRVLPAAERAAALLAELAGGEVLEGTCLVDELDKTPARVVVSPDFINERLGMKIALEDMLSILERLKFGVEAANGLLIIDAPTRRQDIKIEEDIVEEIARLYGYDEIPMTLPEGATQVGNLSPYQANRRVVRHYMEGAGLYQAVTYSLTSDALSQRFALKAEPVTRLLMPMSEERSTLRQSLLPHLIEAAAYNVARQAEGVALYEIGSVFLGQSDEGQPYEEEHVAAVLTGKWLDHAWQGEKKAVDFFVLKGIVEGVIGKLGLENRMTFVKSQVDGLHPGRTASILLDGEQVGIIGGLHPAEQKAWGVKDTYVMEMNLVALLNATAQEAPLAYTPVPRFPAMSRDIALIMDRSTTAGEVMEAIDAAGVKLLKDIRVFDVYEGEKMEPGKKSVAFSLTYFDPERTLTDEEVVAAHNKVLKAIATIAGTEVR; translated from the coding sequence ATGTTAGTATCATTAGAATGGTTAAAAGATTATATCAATACACAGGACTTAGCACCTGAGCTATTAGCAGAAAAAATTACACGCTCTGGAATTGAAGTAGATGCAGTCATCGATCGGGCTAACGCTATGGATAAAGTTGTAGTTGGTTACGTTGTGTCTAAGGAAAAACATCCAGAGGCTGATAAGTTAAATATTTGTCAAGTTGATGTTGGAGAAGCCGAGCCACAACAAATTATTTGTGGTGCACCAAATGTCGATGCTGGCCAAAAAGTCATTGTTGCTCGTCCAGGCGCCCATTTACCAGGTGGCATTAAAATTAAAAAAGCAAAACTTCGTGGCCATGAATCGAACGGGATGATTTGTTCCTTACAAGAGCTTGGAATCGAAGGGAAGCTTGTTCCTAAGGCATACTCAGAAGGCATCTTCGTCCTACCAGCAGATGCAGAGGTAGGCTCAGATGCACTGGCTATTTTAGGCTTACGTGATACAGTGTTGGAATTAGGACTAACACCAAACCGTTCAGATGCCCTTTCGATGCTTGGTGTAGCCTATGAAGTAGGTGCCATTCTTTCAGAGGAAATCAAATATCCAGAGATTTCCTATCAAACTGCTAGTGAAAAAGCACAGGATTACCTAAAGCTTCACGTAGAAGATCTACAAGCAAATCCAATGTATGTAGCAAAAGTGGTGAAAAACGTAAAAATTGGTGAGTCCCCAATGTGGCTCCAAAATCGTCTAATGGCAGCGGGTGTACGCCCACACAATAATGTGGTGGATGTAACCAACTATGTATTGATGGAATATGGTCAACCACTGCATGCTTTTGACTATGATAGCCTAGCAACAGGTGAAATCGTTGTTCGTAAAGCAACAGAAGGTGAAAAAATTACAACATTGGATGACCAAGAACGCACATTAAAAGCTTCAGATTTAGTGATTACGAATGGCAAAGAACCAGTAGCGATTGCTGGTGTAATGGGTGGTGCTAATTCTGAGGTAACAGATTCTACAACGAATGTTGTCATTGAATCAGCCTATTTTGATGGTTTAACAGTGCGTCAAACATCTCGTCATCTTGGCCTACGTTCAGATGCATCGGCTCGTTTTGAAAAAGGGGTAGACCCGAACCGTGTCTTACCCGCAGCTGAACGTGCTGCAGCTTTACTTGCTGAATTAGCTGGCGGTGAAGTGTTAGAAGGTACATGTTTAGTAGATGAGTTAGATAAAACACCAGCGCGAGTAGTCGTTTCCCCAGATTTTATTAATGAGCGCTTAGGTATGAAGATTGCATTAGAAGATATGCTTTCTATTTTAGAGCGTCTAAAATTTGGTGTAGAGGCTGCAAACGGTTTATTAATTATTGATGCACCAACACGTCGCCAAGATATTAAAATTGAAGAGGATATCGTCGAGGAAATTGCTCGTCTTTATGGTTATGATGAAATCCCAATGACATTGCCAGAGGGTGCAACACAAGTAGGTAATTTATCACCTTACCAAGCAAATCGCCGTGTAGTTCGTCATTACATGGAAGGGGCTGGCTTATATCAAGCGGTGACATATTCATTAACATCCGATGCATTGTCACAACGTTTTGCCTTGAAAGCAGAGCCAGTAACTCGTTTACTCATGCCGATGAGTGAGGAGCGCTCTACCTTACGTCAAAGCCTTCTTCCACATTTAATCGAAGCAGCTGCGTATAATGTAGCACGTCAAGCTGAAGGCGTGGCTTTATATGAAATTGGTTCAGTGTTCCTTGGTCAATCAGACGAGGGGCAACCGTATGAGGAAGAGCATGTGGCAGCAGTACTAACTGGCAAATGGCTAGACCATGCTTGGCAAGGCGAGAAAAAAGCCGTAGATTTCTTTGTGCTAAAAGGTATTGTCGAAGGTGTCATTGGCAAACTTGGCTTAGAAAATCGCATGACATTTGTGAAATCACAAGTGGATGGCTTACATCCAGGACGTACGGCTAGCATTTTATTAGATGGCGAGCAAGTCGGCATTATCGGTGGACTTCACCCAGCAGAGCAAAAAGCATGGGGTGTAAAAGACACGTATGTAATGGAAATGAATTTAGTGGCTCTGTTAAATGCAACGGCACAAGAAGCACCACTTGCCTACACACCAGTGCCTCGCTTCCCAGCTATGTCTCGTGATATCGCCCTTATTATGGACCGTTCAACTACTGCTGGCGAAGTAATGGAAGCTATTGACGCAGCGGGTGTGAAATTATTAAAAGATATCCGCGTATTCGATGTTTACGAAGGGGAGAAAATGGAACCAGGTAAAAAATCGGTTGCCTTCTCTCTCACATACTTTGATCCAGAACGTACTTTAACGGACGAAGAAGTAGTGGCCGCACATAACAAAGTGTTAAAAGCCATTGCTACAATTGCAGGTACAGAAGTACGCTAA
- a CDS encoding nuclease-related domain-containing protein: protein MFIKPYEEAKMTLGLRALVRRLPAKHPLYDQMARELLQAEAGEYGEKYILKQLEKLSFTKNFQVLHNITIQHPFSLQLDVVVITQYEVIIIESKNIRGDVELKNRPRQMIRTLDTGEQRVFNHPEVQLEEYVYNLKDFFKQHQIEVPINGIIVFPFNNARINYEDGLFPVLMARELTSFLQQRPMKSKTIDCQYISALLVQHNKPYEGFPFCRYYGIEVDAIQTGVICPKCEFGQMHWLKMKWTCSSCLYSSKKAHLSALQDYGMLINKNITNAQARRFLQLNNRHTIKRMLMANCSRKTGLIRSRDYQIFL, encoded by the coding sequence ATGTTTATTAAACCGTATGAGGAAGCAAAAATGACATTAGGTTTGCGGGCTTTAGTTAGAAGACTCCCAGCAAAACATCCTTTATATGATCAAATGGCAAGGGAGCTATTACAGGCTGAAGCAGGAGAATATGGTGAAAAATATATTTTGAAACAACTGGAGAAATTATCTTTTACGAAGAATTTTCAAGTTTTACATAATATCACTATTCAGCATCCATTCTCATTACAATTAGATGTTGTGGTGATAACGCAATATGAGGTAATAATTATTGAAAGTAAGAATATTCGAGGGGACGTGGAATTAAAAAACCGACCACGTCAAATGATTCGGACTCTTGATACGGGTGAACAGCGCGTATTTAATCATCCTGAAGTCCAACTTGAGGAATATGTATATAATTTAAAGGACTTTTTCAAGCAACACCAAATTGAAGTACCTATCAACGGTATCATTGTTTTTCCTTTTAATAATGCTCGAATCAATTATGAGGATGGATTATTTCCAGTGTTAATGGCAAGAGAGTTAACGAGCTTTTTGCAACAACGTCCAATGAAGTCAAAAACTATAGATTGTCAATATATTAGTGCATTACTTGTGCAACACAACAAACCGTATGAGGGCTTCCCGTTTTGTCGTTACTATGGGATAGAGGTTGATGCGATTCAAACAGGTGTGATCTGTCCAAAATGCGAATTTGGGCAGATGCATTGGTTGAAGATGAAGTGGACCTGTTCCAGCTGTCTTTATTCTAGTAAAAAGGCACATTTATCTGCTCTACAAGATTATGGAATGCTCATTAATAAAAATATTACGAACGCACAAGCACGGCGTTTTTTACAGTTAAACAATCGCCATACGATAAAAAGAATGCTAATGGCTAATTGTTCTCGGAAAACGGGATTAATAAGATCAAGAGATTATCAAATTTTTTTATGA
- a CDS encoding CvpA family protein — MLDLIILVVLLAGIGVGAKRGFIVQMMHIVSFVVALIVAYIYYKPLAQKFVFWVPYPGVTDTGSLGVVIDSLDLDRTFYRVIAFAVIFFAVKITLQIVASIFDFIAYLPVLNTVNRWLGALLGMIENYLIMFILLYVCALLPVDVIQNLMSKSLLSGLMLEHTPIITKMFQNWWYIYMQ; from the coding sequence ATGTTAGATTTAATCATATTAGTGGTACTGTTAGCTGGAATTGGCGTCGGTGCAAAACGAGGTTTCATTGTACAAATGATGCATATTGTCAGCTTTGTAGTAGCTCTAATTGTTGCGTATATTTATTATAAGCCATTAGCACAAAAATTTGTATTTTGGGTTCCGTATCCGGGTGTCACTGATACAGGCAGCCTTGGCGTTGTTATTGATAGTCTAGATTTAGACCGCACCTTTTATCGGGTGATTGCCTTTGCTGTTATTTTCTTTGCAGTAAAAATAACGTTGCAAATCGTGGCATCGATATTTGACTTTATTGCGTATTTACCTGTGCTAAATACAGTAAATCGTTGGCTTGGGGCGCTACTTGGCATGATTGAAAACTATTTAATTATGTTTATTTTGCTATACGTGTGCGCCTTATTACCAGTAGATGTCATTCAAAATTTAATGTCGAAGTCATTGTTAAGTGGTCTCATGTTGGAGCATACGCCGATTATTACAAAGATGTTCCAAAACTGGTGGTATATTTATATGCAATAG
- the zapA gene encoding cell division protein ZapA, with the protein MEKQEKNKISVEIYGHTYKMVGSESIGHMRLVASIVDDRMREMSVHNPSLDSTKLAVLTAVNTVHDYLLLKERMEQLEEELKKLKG; encoded by the coding sequence ATGGAAAAACAAGAAAAGAATAAAATTTCTGTGGAAATATATGGTCATACATATAAAATGGTCGGCTCAGAATCCATTGGCCATATGCGACTTGTTGCTTCGATTGTTGATGACCGGATGCGCGAGATGAGCGTACATAATCCCTCACTTGATAGCACAAAACTTGCTGTTCTGACAGCAGTAAATACAGTACATGATTATTTACTGTTAAAAGAACGAATGGAGCAATTAGAAGAAGAATTGAAAAAATTAAAGGGTTGA
- the pheS gene encoding phenylalanine--tRNA ligase subunit alpha, with the protein MEEQLKQLEQEALAKIEAAANLKELNEVRVAYLGKKGPITDLLKGMGKLSAEERPKMGALVNNVRENVTAVLETKVTVLEEAAIAEKLASESIDVTLPGREIKVGNRHPLTRVIEEIEDLFIGMGYEIAEGPEVEKDYYNFEALNLPKGHPARDMQDSFYISEEILLRTHTSPVQARTMEAKKGESIRIICPGKVFRRDNDDATHSHQFMQIEGLVIGENIRMSDLKGTLDTLAKKMFGADREIRLRPSFFPFTEPSVEMDISCFKCGGAGCNVCKSTGWIEILGAGMVHPNVLEMAGYDPKKVSGFAFGIGAERIAMLKYGVDDIRHFYTSDTRFLSQFERTEA; encoded by the coding sequence ATGGAAGAGCAATTAAAACAATTAGAGCAAGAAGCACTTGCTAAAATTGAAGCAGCTGCAAATTTAAAAGAATTGAATGAAGTACGTGTTGCATATTTAGGAAAAAAAGGACCTATCACGGATTTACTAAAAGGGATGGGAAAATTATCAGCTGAAGAACGTCCAAAAATGGGAGCTTTAGTGAATAATGTTCGTGAAAATGTAACAGCAGTATTAGAAACAAAGGTAACGGTTTTAGAAGAAGCGGCCATTGCTGAAAAATTAGCAAGTGAGTCGATTGATGTCACATTACCAGGTCGTGAAATTAAAGTAGGGAACCGTCATCCTTTGACGCGTGTCATTGAAGAAATAGAAGATTTATTTATCGGAATGGGCTATGAAATTGCTGAAGGCCCAGAGGTTGAGAAGGACTACTATAACTTTGAAGCACTAAATTTACCAAAAGGGCATCCAGCTCGTGATATGCAAGATTCATTCTATATTTCCGAGGAAATATTGCTACGTACGCATACTTCACCAGTACAGGCTCGTACAATGGAAGCCAAAAAAGGTGAATCGATTCGCATTATTTGTCCTGGTAAAGTATTCCGCCGTGATAATGATGATGCAACACACTCACATCAATTTATGCAAATTGAAGGTCTAGTCATTGGCGAAAATATTCGTATGAGTGATTTAAAAGGGACATTAGATACTTTAGCGAAAAAAATGTTTGGCGCAGACCGCGAAATTCGACTTCGTCCGAGCTTCTTCCCATTCACTGAGCCATCTGTAGAAATGGATATTTCTTGTTTCAAATGTGGTGGTGCGGGCTGTAACGTATGTAAGAGCACAGGCTGGATTGAGATTTTAGGAGCGGGTATGGTGCATCCAAACGTATTAGAAATGGCTGGTTATGATCCGAAGAAAGTTTCTGGTTTTGCATTTGGTATTGGTGCAGAGCGTATTGCGATGTTGAAATATGGTGTTGACGATATTCGTCATTTCTATACAAGTGACACTCGCTTCTTATCACAATTCGAGCGAACAGAAGCGTAA